Within the Oryzias melastigma strain HK-1 linkage group LG8, ASM292280v2, whole genome shotgun sequence genome, the region tttgtaattgatgctttaaagtcaattttccatgaaaaatgaaattgtttatGAATGAGGAGTGATGTTTCCTTCCTCTTCCCTCAGGTGTCTGATCGTCTACCCCTGGACTCAGAGGTACTTCGGCAGCTTCGGGAACCTCTACAACGCCGCTGCCATCAGCTCCAACCCCAAGGTCGCGGCGCATGGAAAGGTCGTCATTGGGGGCTTAGAAAAAGCTCTGCAGAACATGGACAACATCAAGCCGGCGTATGCAGATCTGAGTGTGCTGCACTCTGAGAAGCTGCAAGTGGATCCTGATAATTTCAAGGTGATGCCGAATCCTGTTTTCTAACTGATCTGTTTTCACTGCTTTTGCTGCTTTGTAACCGATGTTATCTCTGCAGCTCCTGGCCGACTGCCTGACCATCGTGGTTGCTTCCAATCTGGGGAAAAGCTTCACGCCTGACGTCCACGCCGCTTTCCAGAAGTTCCTGGACGTGGTGGTGGCCGCCCTGAGGAAGCAGTACCACTAGACAGAAGACTGTCACATGACTTGTTCTGAAAACTCtgaataataaatcaataaacatgTGCAGCAACCAGCTATGTCTTTGAGTTAGTCTGTTTGGAAAATCAAGAGACTttatgattaatttatttttatttaaaccaaaatatCGATAGTTGGCTagttaaaaaagcctaaacatataatttatgtaaaacttgcctttttaaacagtttcctaaacaacttaaataataatttgatttaaaaaatgtaaagaaattagTCAGATAAAACAAAGAACTTTTTCTACATTGTATTTGGATTTCCTAGTAATTTCTGAACAAAAGGCTTCCTTCCTAATACAGAAATAACTGCTAAAATGCTCccttaaaaccttttttaagaaaagttctCTTCAGCATTAAGGTTAAGGAAAAATGTTACTGTACATTATTTGCTGATAATCTGtttccatcagaaaaaaagacaaaaacttttgctgaattaaaaaaaatgtcaacattttgacaaacattacattttttaaccagaTATATacttttaattaactttattatTCAAGTTAGTATCTAAAGTTTATTTCTGTGGTCTACTTTAAACAACACAACTAAATTACAAATAGTACCTTCACAGTGTTGTCAGTAATGAGAACACAATGAAAATACgcttttttaaatgcatattttcttgtttgaaaataaattatgtcTTGATTTTACTTCAGAGAATTgcaattttttagattttttttcatgtttcctaATTAAATCTGTCAATTTTTATCTCAGTTGGAACTCTACCTTCTTAAAAGCTAATGTCTGAAACgatgtgcaaataaaaaaagatccaatgcacaaaaatgtaaaaaaaaaaaaagctggaaaatagtattttttatacAATATGTTACAAGTAATATACTGTTTATCAACCAATAGCTATCCCCAAATCCATGTTGAAATTAAGAgacaaaataatcatttgtaaaataggcatttcttttttattttactaaatgaAGAAGGAAGAATGCTTTTTGGCCCAGTTGGGATCTGACCATAGCTTGTAAATAAACTTTGTCATCTGTATATTTTTTGGCCACCCcaattttttgagaaaaaccTTTCCTATTTATAATTGGATTGCAGATCGCAGACGTCTAAATGTGAAATTCCTAATTCCTATTTCTGACAGTTAAACCATCATCAGGTTCATTTTGATACAGTTTAATTAGAACAAGTGAGTTCCTTCTGTGGAATTattgttttaagtttacaataagTAATCtgctatttttatgtatttatttttattgcatcttaaaaaaaaatatgttttgaaaatgttattggTGTCTTTGGTTGTTggctgtttaattaaaaaattgctcttttagtcaaacaaaaaagtttctaaGGAGTTTTGatctttcattgatttttcaAGAACCTTTTTGGGGATTTTGAATGTCAGattataaataattgttttatttctgggctattttttggctcctgatgcacactaaaatgtttttagtaaaaaaatcaatgtgacTGTTGGTCATGATGGTTAACAGAGGGGTGTGTTGGACCTCTTATCCCCTTCAAGAGAAGGGTGAAACTGAGCATTTAGGGAGATATGAGCAAACTGTGGATCAATCTGACGCTTTATTGACGTCAGAAAGAAACGGATCTGCTGAGCGCAGGATGAAGGTGCGCCACCAGCTCGTCTGTTTCTGAGGCAAACcgtttcatacatttttaaatgacttttttatgcaTGATATAGTTGAAATCTCACTTTTtgcaaactaagaaaaaaaaagatgtcagatgaaatgtataatttgcttttgtatttgtaatcttttggaaaaaaatatgttaaatgtttttat harbors:
- the LOC112146444 gene encoding hemoglobin subunit beta-2 isoform X2; translated protein: MLVVYPQTKTYFSHWSDLIPDSAQGLANRQFISTFLTALGGAQGSPLKGAHHKPTIHAQQVEQTPAKMVKWSDFERATIQDIFSKIDKDVVGPAALSRCLIVYPWTQRYFGSFGNLYNAAAISSNPKVAAHGKVVIGGLEKALQNMDNIKPAYADLSVLHSEKLQVDPDNFKLLADCLTIVVASNLGKSFTPDVHAAFQKFLDVVVAALRKQYH
- the LOC112146444 gene encoding hemoglobin subunit beta-2 isoform X3; this translates as MVKWSDFERATIQDIFSKIDKDVVGPAALSRCLIVYPWTQRYFGSFGNLYNAAAISSNPKVAAHGKVVIGGLEKALQNMDNIKPAYADLSVLHSEKLQVDPDNFKLLADCLTIVVASNLGKSFTPDVHAAFQKFLDVVVAALRKQYH